The segment ATCTCCTTGATCCCGTCCACGCTGGTGATATTGTCCTCGATCTTGAGGATGATCCCCTCCTCGACCTCCTCCGGCCCGGCCCCCGGATAGGGCACCTGGACCTGGATCATATCGAGGCTGATCTCGGGGAAAATCTCCTGTTTGATCGAGAAGGCCTTGATCAGCCCGCCCACCAGCAGGACCATCATCAGCAGGTTGGCCGCCACGTGGTTGCCGGCCATCCATTTGATCGCTCCCCTCATCGCACCTCCCCGGTCTGGGCCACCCGCAGTTTCAGCCCGTCGGCCGCGCCGGCCAGGTATGTTGTCACCACCCTGTCTCCGGCACGCAGGCCGGAGCCAAGCACGGCCGTCTCCTGCTCGCGGCGCAGCAGTTCGACATTCCCGATTTTCAGGGTGCTGTCGGCTGCAACGAACAGCCAAACCGTTCTGTTCTGCCTGAGCGCCGAGGCGGGCAGGCGGTAGACATTATCGAGCATCCTGCCGGAGATTCTCACCTCCACGAAACTGCCCACCGCCAGTTCGAACGGCCGTCCACTCTCCGGGTCACCCAAGCCGTAGGGGTCGTCGACAGCAATCACCACGCGCTCCATCCGCCCCTGCTGGTCGACCACACCCAGGTTACGCACCACTCTGCCGATCCAGCTATAGATACGCCCGTCCACCTCCATTCGCACCTCGGCCGGAGAACCGGCAAGGCTGTTGACCGGCGATGGGACATCGAGCCAGCGGAGGTCGCTCAGGGGCAGGGGCACTGTCACCTCGGCGCGGTCGGTGCCGATCAGGACCGCCACGGTGGTCCCGGATCGCACGTACTGACCCGGATCGATATTTTCCGAGCGCACGCGGCAGTTGAACGGGGCGTGGACTTTCGTCCTTTCCAGGTTCAGCTCGGCCCGCTCGACCGTCGCGGCAGCGGCTTTGAGCTGGGCGCGGGCATTCTTGAGCTGGGGTTCGTGAAGGACCAGCGGGTTGGGTTCGCCGGAGCGCCTGTCTCCCAGGCGCTCCCATTCGTCGCGGGCCACCTCGGCCCGGCCCTCGGCGGTCGCCAGCTCGTATTCGGCGCGGGCCAGCTGCGATTCGGCACCCTGGAGCGCCAGGACGTAGTCCACGTCCTCGATCTCGAACATCACTTCACCGGCGCTGAAATAACCGCCGGCTACGAACTGGTCGGCTACTTTCACCACCTTGCCCTCGACCTGCGGGGCGATATTGGCCTCCACCCGCGGCTGGACCGTACCGGTGGCGTAGACAGTCACCTGGTGGCTGGTGGGGCTGACCTCGATAGTCTCGACAAGCGGCCCCGGACTGACCCTGTGCTGCTTCTCCGGAGCGCTGCGGCTGGCAATCATGATCGCGGTCAGCGCAAACGCCCCGGCCAGGATCGCTACCGGGATACCGGCTTTACGTAAGAGTCTGCTGTTCATTATCCACCTTCTCCAGGGGTTATTTGGCGCTCAGCCTGTTTTCTGCTTCGCTTTCCATCCAGTTGCCGCCCAGGGCGCGGGCCAGGCTGATCCGGTGAGAGATCAGCTGCCTGCGCGCGGCCACCAGTTGGCTGCGGGCGTCGAAATCGGCGCTCTGACCGGTCAAAACAGGGAGGTAGTCGCTCAGGCCCTGCGAGTAGTTATCGACGGCGAGGCGGAGGGCGCCGCCGGTGGACTCCACCCGCTCCTCCAGCCGCCCGATTCTTTCCTCGGTAGTCCTGTTGCGGACCAGCGCGTCCTCCACCTCGCCGAATGCGCCTAACACAGTCTCGTGATAGAAAGCCAGCCGCTCGCGGAACGCGGCCCGCGCCCTGTCGGCCTCGGCGCGCCTGCGGCCCCCGTCGAAGAGCGGCATCAGGACGCTGCCGGCCAGATTCCAGAAATTGGCCGAGATCACGTCGAAGCCGTAATCGCTCCTGCTGCGGCCGTAGTCGCCGGTGAGGTTGAAGGAGGGGAAACGCTGGGCCACCGCCTGGCCCACCCGGGCGTCGGCGGCCATCACCCGCAAGAGTGCGGCTTCCACATCGGGACGGCGCGCCAGCAGCTCCGAAGGCAGCCCGGCGGGGAACGCCTCCGGCACCGCGGGCAGCTCGGCGACAACCGCGTCCTCCAACGTCCCCGGATAACGGCCCAGCAGGAGCGAAAGCGCGTGCTCGGCAGCGGCCAGTTCGGCCTCGATCT is part of the Candidatus Glassbacteria bacterium genome and harbors:
- a CDS encoding efflux transporter outer membrane subunit is translated as MKFFAMQTNVLLALLVIQGCAVHRTQNIEPPVEPPAAFNSVSGAAANHYGGGRWWLVFDDSALSEVIDSALAANYGLAQAVARLEQADAARRSARAGRLPSLNLEGRTSRGQQANVFGNYISKTAILSASAAYELDVWRKMAAAHAAGRLDAEAGRSDLESMYLTVSASAADLYYLVAEQREQLALTRRTIESFEQLTDLVDRRYELGLVEALDVYQARQNLAGARARAPQIEAELAAAEHALSLLLGRYPGTLEDAVVAELPAVPEAFPAGLPSELLARRPDVEAALLRVMAADARVGQAVAQRFPSFNLTGDYGRSRSDYGFDVISANFWNLAGSVLMPLFDGGRRRAEADRARAAFRERLAFYHETVLGAFGEVEDALVRNRTTEERIGRLEERVESTGGALRLAVDNYSQGLSDYLPVLTGQSADFDARSQLVAARRQLISHRISLARALGGNWMESEAENRLSAK
- a CDS encoding efflux RND transporter periplasmic adaptor subunit, translating into MNSRLLRKAGIPVAILAGAFALTAIMIASRSAPEKQHRVSPGPLVETIEVSPTSHQVTVYATGTVQPRVEANIAPQVEGKVVKVADQFVAGGYFSAGEVMFEIEDVDYVLALQGAESQLARAEYELATAEGRAEVARDEWERLGDRRSGEPNPLVLHEPQLKNARAQLKAAAATVERAELNLERTKVHAPFNCRVRSENIDPGQYVRSGTTVAVLIGTDRAEVTVPLPLSDLRWLDVPSPVNSLAGSPAEVRMEVDGRIYSWIGRVVRNLGVVDQQGRMERVVIAVDDPYGLGDPESGRPFELAVGSFVEVRISGRMLDNVYRLPASALRQNRTVWLFVAADSTLKIGNVELLRREQETAVLGSGLRAGDRVVTTYLAGAADGLKLRVAQTGEVR